The following are encoded in a window of Carassius auratus strain Wakin chromosome 6, ASM336829v1, whole genome shotgun sequence genomic DNA:
- the sumf1 gene encoding formylglycine-generating enzyme isoform X2, whose product MKTNWNITTVKIYIPEQQTKVQTRQSMIYALVLLQGGWFMMGTDDPGIPQDGEGPQRRVRQDPFYIEEHEVTNQQFQHFTNQTGYITEAERFGDSFVFEGLLSEEVKSTLSSAVAAAPWWSPVKGADWRHPEGPDSTIEHRMSHPVLHVSWSDAQAYCQWAKRRLPTEAEWELACRGGLQDRLYPWGNKLMPRGLHYANLWQGDFPNHNTAEDGYANTSPVMSFPANGFGLYDMVGNAWEWTSDWWNVHHTTEDKYNPKGPETGTDRVKKGGSYMCHKSYCYRYRCAARSQNTPDSSASNLGFRCAADAES is encoded by the exons ATGAAAACAAACTGGAACATCACGAcggtgaaaatatatattccagaacAGCAAACGAAAGTCCAAACGAGACAGAGCATGATATACGCA CTGGTGCTCCTGCAGGGAGGTTGGTTTATGATGGGAACGGATGACCCAGGAATACCACAGGACGGAGAGGGACCACAGAGGAGAGTGAGGCAGGACCCTTTTTACATTGAAGAGCATGAAGTCACAAACCAGCAGTTCCAACACTTCACCAACCAGACAGGATACATCACTGAG GCTGAGCGTTTTGGAGACTCCTTTGTTTTTGAGGGACTGCTGAGTGAGGAGGTGAAGAGCACTCTGTCAAGTGCG GTGGCTGCTGCTCCTTGGTGGTCACCAGTGAAAGGTGCAGACTGGAGACACCCAGAAGGACCAGATTCAACCATAGAGCAcag GATGAGTCACCCTGTGCTACATGTATCATGGAGTGATGCACAGGCGTACTGTCAATGGGCCAAACGCAGACTTCCTACCGAAGCTGAGTGGGAGTTGGCCTGTAGAGGAGGATTGCaggatag GCTGTACCCATGGGGAAATAAACTAATGCCCAGAGGGCTGCACTATGCTAACCTGTGGCAAGGAGATTTCCCTAACCACAACACAGCAGAGGACGGCTATGCTAACACATCACCG gtgatgtcatttcctgcaAATGGCTTTGGGCTGTATGACATGGTGGGAAACGCATGGGAGTGGACATCAGACTGGTGGAATGTGCATCACACTACAGAAGACAAGTACAACCCT AAAGGACCAGAAACAGGGACAGACAGAGTCAAGAAAGGAGGATCCTACATGTGCCACAAG TCTTACTGCTACAGATACAGGTGTGCAGCCCGTAGTCAAAATACTCCGGACAGTTCTGCCTCTAATCTGGGCTTCCGCTGCGCCGCTGACGCTGAGTCATAA
- the sumf1 gene encoding formylglycine-generating enzyme isoform X1, producing MASTLSGSVVLFLCILAVHGDLDDIVLEQQPSESQGTGCGCQGLKRDVTVDVRDENKLEHHDGENIYSRTANESPNETEHDIRSKLVLLQGGWFMMGTDDPGIPQDGEGPQRRVRQDPFYIEEHEVTNQQFQHFTNQTGYITEAERFGDSFVFEGLLSEEVKSTLSSAVAAAPWWSPVKGADWRHPEGPDSTIEHRMSHPVLHVSWSDAQAYCQWAKRRLPTEAEWELACRGGLQDRLYPWGNKLMPRGLHYANLWQGDFPNHNTAEDGYANTSPVMSFPANGFGLYDMVGNAWEWTSDWWNVHHTTEDKYNPKGPETGTDRVKKGGSYMCHKSYCYRYRCAARSQNTPDSSASNLGFRCAADAES from the exons ATGGCATCAACACTAAGCGGTTCTGTAGTTTTATTTCTCTGCATTTTAGCAGTGCATGGTGATCTAGACGACATCGTGCTCGAGCAGCAGCCGTCGGAGTCACAGGGCACGGGTTGTGGTTGTCAGGGACTGAAAAGGGATGTAACTGTTGATGTAAGAGATGAAAACAAACTGGAACATCACGAcggtgaaaatatatattccagaacAGCAAACGAAAGTCCAAACGAGACAGAGCATGATATACGCAGTAAG CTGGTGCTCCTGCAGGGAGGTTGGTTTATGATGGGAACGGATGACCCAGGAATACCACAGGACGGAGAGGGACCACAGAGGAGAGTGAGGCAGGACCCTTTTTACATTGAAGAGCATGAAGTCACAAACCAGCAGTTCCAACACTTCACCAACCAGACAGGATACATCACTGAG GCTGAGCGTTTTGGAGACTCCTTTGTTTTTGAGGGACTGCTGAGTGAGGAGGTGAAGAGCACTCTGTCAAGTGCG GTGGCTGCTGCTCCTTGGTGGTCACCAGTGAAAGGTGCAGACTGGAGACACCCAGAAGGACCAGATTCAACCATAGAGCAcag GATGAGTCACCCTGTGCTACATGTATCATGGAGTGATGCACAGGCGTACTGTCAATGGGCCAAACGCAGACTTCCTACCGAAGCTGAGTGGGAGTTGGCCTGTAGAGGAGGATTGCaggatag GCTGTACCCATGGGGAAATAAACTAATGCCCAGAGGGCTGCACTATGCTAACCTGTGGCAAGGAGATTTCCCTAACCACAACACAGCAGAGGACGGCTATGCTAACACATCACCG gtgatgtcatttcctgcaAATGGCTTTGGGCTGTATGACATGGTGGGAAACGCATGGGAGTGGACATCAGACTGGTGGAATGTGCATCACACTACAGAAGACAAGTACAACCCT AAAGGACCAGAAACAGGGACAGACAGAGTCAAGAAAGGAGGATCCTACATGTGCCACAAG TCTTACTGCTACAGATACAGGTGTGCAGCCCGTAGTCAAAATACTCCGGACAGTTCTGCCTCTAATCTGGGCTTCCGCTGCGCCGCTGACGCTGAGTCATAA